From Musa acuminata AAA Group cultivar baxijiao chromosome BXJ3-8, Cavendish_Baxijiao_AAA, whole genome shotgun sequence, one genomic window encodes:
- the LOC135643965 gene encoding probable galacturonosyltransferase-like 7: MLWVARLSGLCSLAMVMVVLSPSLQSFPPAEAIRSSHYLRIPAGGGGYNHHLAAASGDAESLVFRRAPRFHNAAECEPPSANGTSVCDPSLVHIAITLDEEYLRGSIAAVHSVLTHARCPENVFFHLLLSEPGLESVVRSAFPGLRFKAYYFDPDRVRGLISTSVRQALEQPLNYARNYLGDILERCVNRVIYLDSDLVVVDDIGKLWRTRLGSRAVGAPEYCHANFTKYFTDRFWSDHRLAATFAGRRPCYFNTGVMVLDLVRWRRAGYTRRIERWMEVQKSGAAPSGAGRIYELGSLPPFLLVFAGHVAPIEHRWNQHGLGGDNARGSCRDLHPGHVSLLHWSGSGKPWVRLDSKRPCPLDHLWAPYDLYGPADA; encoded by the coding sequence ATGCTCTGGGTTGCCCGCCTCTCCGGCCTGTGCTCCCTCGCCATGGTCATGGTAGTGCTGTCCCCTTCCCTCCAATCCTTCCCCCCTGCCGAGGCTATCCGGTCGTCTCATTACCTCCGCATCCCCGCCGGCGGCGGCGGTTACAACCACCACCTTGCCGCGGCATCCGGCGACGCCGAAAGCCTCGTGTTCCGGAGGGCGCCGCGATTCCACAATGCCGCCGAGTGCGAGCCCCCATCGGCGAACGGAACCTCGGTCTGCGACCCCTCGCTGGTGCACATCGCCATCACCCTCGACGAGGAGTACCTGCGCGGCTCGATAGCGGCGGTCCACTCGGTTCTCACCCACGCTCGGTGCCCGGAGAACGTTTTCTTCCACTTGCTACTGTCGGAGCCGGGCCTGGAGTCGGTGGTGAGGTCCGCCTTCCCGGGCCTCCGCTTCAAGGCGTACTACTTTGACCCCGACCGGGTCCGGGGGCTCATCTCTACGTCGGTGCGGCAGGCACTGGAGCAGCCGCTCAACTACGCCCGTAACTACCTGGGGGACATCCTTGAGCGGTGCGTTAACCGGGTGATCTACCTCGACTCCGACCTGGTGGTGGTTGACGACATCGGCAAGCTATGGCGGACACGGCTGGGGTCGCGGGCCGTAGGCGCACCAGAGTACTGCCACGCTAACTTCACCAAGTACTTCACCGACCGGTTCTGGTCCGACCATCGCCTCGCGGCCACGTTCGCCGGCCGCCGGCCGTGCTACTTCAACACGGGGGTGATGGTGCTGGACCTGGTCCGGTGGCGGCGCGCCGGTTACACGCGCAGGATCGAGCGATGGATGGAGGTGCAGAAAAGCGGTGCCGCCCCCAGCGGTGCCGGCCGTATCTACGAGCTGGGGTCGCTACCGCCCTTCCTGCTGGTGTTCGCCGGCCACGTTGCACCGATCGAGCACCGGTGGAACCAACACGGCCTGGGCGGGGACAACGCCAGAGGCAGCTGCCGGGACCTCCACCCAGGGCACGTGAGCCTTCTCCACTGGAGCGGTAGCGGCAAGCCATGGGTGCGGCTCGACTCCAAACGGCCGTGCCCGCTCGACCACCTCTGGGCTCCCTACGACCTATACGGCCCCGCTGACGCTTGA